GTGAACTTTGCACAATAATGGGCATTACTATAAAGAAACTTTCTTCTTAGGAAATGCCGGAGACTTGCTTACCAAACCACAAGAAACTAAATCAGCTAAAAGGCAATTTTAGGATTAAAATATCACattttaaagacatttttgaagaaaaaaaagaagcaatACTTTCTTCACAATTTCAACTGAAAGTTGTTCCAAGGTCAGGTTAATCTTTTAATAACCATTTAAACAGTGTGAAGAGGATATTTAATGATGTCATCGTTTCCAGTTTCTGCCGATAAATTGTCCATTTAACAATGTATAAGGTGATTGACCATATTAATAGGGCAACATGAAGGGAATAAACTACTGTTGGTAATATCCAAACAGCACTAGGTCACATATATACGTAAACTTACATATCCAGGCTCCAATACCCTGgtaaaactaataaaaaaactCAATCTCATATCAAGGAATTTTTTAGCCCTAATGAAACAAAGCCCACTTAATCCACTACTCCTCTTTCCATTAATTACAAATGAATGATGTTCACAGGATGTGTTATAAACAATTGATTTAATAATGGCTGTGGCATAATGATATAACAATAAAGTGTTATTAGTAAATGTAATTACAATACGAAGATGAAAAAAAGGATATGCCTAAGATTTTGCTTATTTTTCGaatataataaattgtaattgtgaatGTGAATCTGTATTGTACAGTCTATATCATTGATCAGCAAATTATAGAGTTGGAGGTTGGTGATATAGGATACTAATGGAGAAATATGGGAGAATAGAGGGCGGCAGATTCAAGAAATGTTGTAGAAAAATATATGATAGGCGGCAGCAGACTCCAGAAAAACATGAAAGACCAGTGAATGTTTTTCATACTCAAGCTAAATCAAACaagttgacatttaaaaaaaatactgaaacTACATAGTCCAAgatttaaaatactgaaaataaTGTCTTGACATATCTACTTCCAGAGATATAAAGTTTTGGTCGTTACAATCAGTGTTTTGAGAAAAATGCTTTTAAAGTTTATCAGGAAATGACAAGTGGGTAGGcctacgaaaaaaaaaaccaaaaaaaaaccgGCGCGTTAAAATGTACGTAAAGGGGTATTCTAATTGTTGCATTTAAATAAAACTTAGCACATTTGTTCATTAACTGTTCTATTATAATGctcaatttttattaaaaacagaACACTCTCAATTTAAGCATAAAACATTATAGGTTTTATGAAAATCATACACAATTTACACCATTTTTAACCAACTGActacacaaaatgttaaaattcctGAAttaatttgtctgaaaatagaaaaacaaatttaaatactatCTGTAAACAACAAATTGTGATTTTCAGCCTTTCATTGTTTTTAGTTGTCTATACAAAACTACCTAATCGACTTATATCTGATTTCCATTGAGTGTGCCACATATACAGTTAGGGGAAAAATGGAAACATCACTCTAGTATCTGGTCATGTTAAAAAGTTGTcaataataatagaataaaacaataatagaCTACCTGATAACTCATAGAATGTATGAATcagcattttaattttttcttcaccacatattttttttaacgcgAGAACATTTTGTCTTACAGTTTGTGTCTAACTGTACACATAGTGGACGACTCCATTATATTTTGGTGGCAAATCCTGACATGGATcctgtttttgttacttttttttataaatattaatttaatcattCCTATTATTTATCAACACCTAAATTATAACTACACAGCAACTGAAAACAACATActcttttgataaaataaacataaaacaactCCCTGTTAGGCCTACACCACAGTTCTCTTTCAGGAATTTAAAACGTGGCttacacattttatattttggtttttaatttcTCTGATTGCTCttattttgtgttaaaatttttaacaaaatgtcCGTTTAGTTGATACTTGGTAATTGACCATTCATTCCTTAGGGTAGTAAGTAATTGAATAAGAAACTAGAATACTAACTAGAAATAACTTTACATTTTGGTAGACGGAAGTTACACTTATTTTAGGAAACCAATCCCACTATTTAATTCTTGAGGATAAACAAATAGAGACAATAATAACAGATAAGCACCAGTGTATTTTAGTTTGAACAAATATTATGTGAGatttatgttatataatatataaatattgcaaTGATTATGTTACTTCTTATGTTACATCTTTTGGTACCATCAAGTTCAGAAGTAGTTTTTATGAAGGAACCGGTAGATAGTGAAGTTTTGGCTGGAAAAACGACTAAACGTTTCGATTGTATTTTAAAAGCATCGTCACTTTCGGTAACTGTTAATTGGATTCATACTGATCAGAATGAAAGAGAACGAGAGTATCCATTTGATGAAATAACGAAAACCAAGGAAACTTACAAAATTGTTGGTAAAACGTCTGAAGGCGATTTTTCACTAATAATTTCAAACGCAACTGAAACCGACGCTGGGGTCTTTCAATGTAAGGTGCGTCAGGAAGATGGTTTTGTTGCCTATTCGACTAAGGGAACTCTTACTGTTCTGTTTCCCCCAGCTGACGGGTACCCACAATGCAGTTCTTCGAAATTACAGAATGGTAAGACAGAACTAAATTGTATTGTAGATTCAAAAGCATCAAAAGTGAATATGAACTGGACTAAACGAGGAGAGTCAAAGTCATTAGGGCAAGATGCACAAGTAAGAGAACTCTCGACAACTATAACACTTAACGATAACGACAACGGAGTTGTATTCCGATGTAGTATAAGTGGTGAATCCGTAGATAGTGACATGTTCTGTAATATCACTCCAATGAGTCTACCACCTAGTGTGTCGTTTCAAACAGGACTGACAGAAACAAGTGTTGCCATAGGTGGTAGTG
This genomic stretch from Antedon mediterranea chromosome 11, ecAntMedi1.1, whole genome shotgun sequence harbors:
- the LOC140062932 gene encoding uncharacterized protein, with translation MIMLLLMLHLLVPSSSEVVFMKEPVDSEVLAGKTTKRFDCILKASSLSVTVNWIHTDQNEREREYPFDEITKTKETYKIVGKTSEGDFSLIISNATETDAGVFQCKVRQEDGFVAYSTKGTLTVLFPPADGYPQCSSSKLQNGKTELNCIVDSKASKVNMNWTKRGESKSLGQDAQVRELSTTITLNDNDNGVVFRCSISGESVDSDMFCNITPMSLPPSVSFQTGLTETSVAIGGSVTLKCDSIGKPYISTLRWFYGDRPIERTSGRFR